In the Osmia bicornis bicornis chromosome 6, iOsmBic2.1, whole genome shotgun sequence genome, CATTCGCGCGAATATTCATTTATCCTAGCGTCTGGCAGCTCGTCGTCTGCTTTCCACGtgtgtataatatatattttcgtTTGTCTCGCTCGCCGGGGCCGCGGCATCGCGAATTAATTCGCCAATAAATAATTTGCTAAGTCTTTTTCGCAGTGAAACAGAAAACTTCCAAAAAACCTCGGACCAATACTCGACACCGTTCTTCTCAAGATCGTCCCGCGTCGTTGTTTTATTCTTGGCCGGTGCGCGCGTTGGATTTTCATCGTTTCGCCACCCCCATCATCCTcgttatttcttcttttcatacAGGGACATTGCTCAAGGTGTTCGCCTGTCTATcctctcctttctctttttcttccattCGTTTCCACAGACACATTCATGGTCCACCGTGTTTGCTACCTCTCTACGAACAACGAACTAAACTGTCCTCGCGTCTGTCTACTGCTTTGGAATCGTCTGAGATCTAGGCTAGAGACTGGCCTGTTAGGATTGCCGTATTAGCCGACGGGAGCATCGTCAAACCGTAAACCATATCGAGGGGACCACCAACGTATCCACCGACACCGCGAGCTTAACCCGAAAATTACGATCCCTGGTACCTCGGCTGTTTTGTCCCGGGCTTATCAAACAGCCAGCCCTCCGGTTGAAGGACCATTCAGTGCGAAAGTGGAGGATCGTTCGCCGAATTGTCAGTTGGTCCTCTCTTATTTTCTCGTTGAAATTCTCTCTCCGCGCACCACGCCTAAAGCCAGCCAGCTTCGTCCGTGTAATTTTAAGCAGGCATCATCAGCTGGCCGAAACCGTGTACGAAGTTTCTGCTGCGAGTCAGTCTTGAGGGATCCTCGAGGTCTCGAGGATTCTCGAGGGCAGAACCAGCACGACGATCCCGGTGCCAGCGTCCTTCTGTTCTTCGTTAGCATCTGCCGCCTTTTGTTCAGGCCGATCCGTGCCGGCTCGTAGCCGTTTCCACGACATCCTTCGCCGTCCGTCGACCTCGAGGAACTCTCTCCTCGGCGTCGTCATCGTGGCCTCGAGTGCTCTCCTCGGCCGCGCCTTGCATCAGACGTGGTGATGGTGCTGGTTTTGTTGCGATTGTTGAGGCTGTTGCTGTTGCGGTTGCGGTTGTTGTTGGGCTAACGGTGGTTGCGGTTgatgttgttgctgttgcggATGCTGACTCTCGTCAGCCTCGCAAGGCACCACCGTTAGGCTGGAGAGATTGCTCAGGTTGCTACTGGACTCGGAGTAACTGGACAGGGTCGGTCTTCTGGGCGGCACCACTACGGCTGGCGTCGAGCTACCAGGACTTGGAAACTTCTTAAACACCTTCATCAAGGAACTGCCCGCGCTGTGACAGCGTATCCGATCAGGCGCGTCCAACAAAGCGGACTGGCTTCGGTAAGGCGGCGGACTCTCGCTGTCGAACACCGTCCGGTTTGGCGGCGGTCGGACACACTTCTGGTATATCTCGCTCTCCTGAAACATCGAACGGTTCGCATTACTTTAAGTTGAATGGAAGACACTGACAGTGAGATAGACAGCacgttgaaaattttgagaatCGTTGAAAGAATGATAATTCTCAAAACTTTCAGCGTGTTTCTCGTAATCGAACGATATTAGACTATCCAATATTCGAAGAATTGAGAATCGATACTCGAGATCTTGACGAGTATCGATTAAGCGGAATACGCGTGACCTCGCTTAATATTTGCACACGCTCGCGAATGACGAAGCGCAATAGCATACCCGACGAGAATCTCCGGCGAGCGCGGAGGAGGaagtgaataaataaatatttttttcggTCGTTTGCCGAGCGCCCAGGAAGTGAGGTACATTCAACACCGGCGCGGCGCGGTTAGGAGTCCAGCGTGCCTCGCGACGTGGGTTACACGTGTAGGGGCGTAGAATTACTGAAATTCTAACCCGTGACCCTCGAGCAGTCTCGAGGGCGCGCGTGTTTTAGCCCGATGCCGGCATCCAGAAGCCACGACAGGGTAGAGAACCCGATCCCCGTCGCCGCCTCCTTCGCCTCCTTCCTGGGGCTCCGGTAAGACGCGCGCCTACCGCGTCTTACCCGATCGTTCGCGAATTTTCTCGACCGGGTAGATTGATTTTGATTATCGATCAAACAGCGATTGTAATAATACTCaataaatatgaatttgaAATACCTATACGCGTCCCTCGCGGGCACTAATTGCAACAGGTGAAAACCACTTTGTCAAGTCAacgaatgtaaaaaaaaagtctCGACTTCGTTCTGAAAGATCCACCATGTCTGAGAAACGATTTATCGGGTAACTTGAGGTCTCTTCGCGCACCAGTCATAAATAACGTTTAAACATTGTAATCAGCGCGGTTAATTACCGTTCCCGCTTAATAACACCGTCTCTACGATATCAGTACGCGAAACAACTCCGTCAGATATAAATACTCGCGCGATCAGCACGAGTTCTCACTCAACACCTGCGAATCGCTCGAGCCCACCGGTTTAAAGCACACGATCAACAACGATCTGTAACGCGATTTTATCTGAGGACACGGAGCGTGGAAAATTTATCCGTTTTTACACGCGTTATTACCCACGGGGAATCGTGAATCTCGAAAATGCGCTCATTAACGTCGACTAATCGACGCGAACGTTCGATAAATGAACAGGGACGATTGGAAAACGTCTGGAACCAACGAATCAGCTAAAATTGCCCCTCTATCGAAGTACCACGGTTAATACCATTACTATACCCCTGTTAAATGTAACCGGACTCGAGGCAACACGTTGCCGCAATAACGTTTAACCCTCGAATTGGCGGTCGTTCGGACACCGACaactaatatttaatattatactcATTCGAGTTAAAATAAtcattctaatttaatacactcCACGTTCTACGCGTAAAGAGAATAGCAGAGAAgcattaaatattgtaaaggGGGGTCGTGCTCACCTGCTCCGGGTCGCGCAGGTGAAGGGCGGTATGCGCTCCGTACGGGCGTTCCTCGCCATCCGGAAGCTGAAGCCGTGGGGGTAGGTCGAGGGCGAGGTCCTGCCGGACACTTCCGGCGCGAATCGCCCGGTCCCTCGCGGCGGCCACCATCGCTTCCTGCATCCCGTCGGTCCCCCGTTCGCCACCCACTCCTCCACCGGCGCCACCATTGCTCGGATCACCTTCCAATCCAGCAGCGAGGCCGCCGTGACCGCCGCCGCTTCCTACCTCCATTCCTGGGCTCACCGACAGCATCTATGGAACAAGTCGGTTCTTCGTTAATTATCATCCGCAATCAATTTTTCCATGGAAAAACATTAGTGTACCAATATCGATTTGTATAGGGGCTTTCGAAATAAATAAAGCATATCGAATAATCAAGTAACATATCAAATGGATAGTTTTCTCAAAGAACACAACACCGTCACCATAAAGTTTTACGACCATCGCGCAAATTGAACCATCATCtaaattaatcatttctcAACCACCTGCGGTTGCGTAACAAGAACGACCTAACGAAGATTTCGAAAAACCTAACGGAATATTTTCTGCTAAAAATCATCATTTTGAAGTGCATAGTAAAATTATTTGACTGTAGAATTAAGAAACCGTTAGAAATGTCAGGATTCCTGACCTTTCCGCTGAATGTACATCGCGATGTTATCTTCGAGCAGTAGAAGTAAGCAAAAAATGTGAGAATAGGTCGAGGATATGTATATAATTTGTTTACACGGATTCTGTTTATTACCTGTTATTGCTGTTCCATTTCAAAATGTCAACCATCCGTGTGAACATAAAGCAAACATCGTTAGAAAGCTGAACAAACATCGTCGATCTATTTTCACGTTATACTGTTACCAATTTATCAAGTCCGTTGTTGTTACATCTTTCTCGTGTAACTTCTTAACTTCGTCGTACAATTCTACGCGACAGACACGTCTAAAAGATCGAGAAGAAAATGTTGATATTTTAACgatgataatttatttatcaatttcCAACGAGATGGCGCAACGAAAGGATTGAACGTCCGTCTCGACGATTCTTCCCCCGCGTTCGCCGCGTTCCGGAGCAAGGTTAAACTTATACTCCACGACGTCGTCTTATTGCCAATTCAACGACATTGTAGACCGCTGACTAGAGGAATCTATACGATAATAACGCGCAAGGCCAGACGCGACAGTCTATGCAGCGGTCGCCAGTTTGTCTCGAAGCGGAGTGCACGGGATCCGGCTCGTCATCGTCGCGGTCCTCGTCACCGTCCCCGTTGTTCCCTGAACGTGGCCAAACGGTGTTTTCGCGTACACGTATCCGCGACATTATTCTGGTTCCGTGACGAGGTACAAATTTGATCATCCTTGACCAGGAGCCGATGTACAAATTACACGTGTCCGTCATTTCGTGCGCGCTCTTGCCTGGCTATCCTAACAGCACTTACGTGATTCATTCGCGGTTAAATGACAGGAAATGCTCGAAACACCGAATCTAGAGTGTCCTCGGCATTTCTAAACGAACCGTGTCCTTCCTGGATCGATTACAGAAACGAGACTGAGTTACCTGTCTATTTTGATTTTCACGAGAATCAATAACAGGTACGCTCTTCTTATTATTACGGTGTTTAGGTCTACTAGATGGTGACTTTCAATTACGTACAAGGTGTCTGTGTTAATTTGCAAAAAATAAGTCGAACACATGAAAgttttttcattcaaaatttcattatttcctcTTTATGGTCTAGGTCATGATTAACCAGGTTCGAGTGTTTTCTAACACAACATGTAAAAACCATTCTCTTCCTTTTGTACCTTTGCTgcttaaaaattgaataaaataccaaCCGTGATATCTCGAGCATCGTACCAGCAAATAATTAGCTCGTAGCAACAGGCATACGAGGTTTGCTTTGAAAAATGCAAGCTGCCAAAATTTCTGCAACTTGGTCATTAAAAAGCGTGCACCAATAACGGTGCAAGTACTTGGAGGAAGTTGGAACACAATATGCACGATAGACGTTCTATTTCTAAAGCGAGAAACGTGCAGAATTTCCCCCACGGCGGACAAACTTCGACACAGAACTTCGAAGAAACCTCAAGGCCTACGTAACGCGCGAAATGAATATTCAccggaaaaagaaaattttcataaatcaCACTATCGACTGCAATGTTCATTTTCCAATTAGCAAGTATAAATCACTTTCACAATTTTATCGAGCAGGAAAAATCGACGAAAAATCGAGGAAAATTCGCGAAGAAAGTTCGCGAGAGTAGTCGATGCTGATACACTCTTTCGATCACAgaaaaattttcgaataatGAGATAAAAGTTCAAAATATCCACGCGAGGATCTTTGATGATTTATAGTCAAATAAGGGATGAAAATGTTTTTCGAAGATATTCGCCGGTGAAAGTTCAAAGGAAACCAAAGGATTGCGAGCAGGAAACCGACGCGGACGAGGGCAACGATAGTCGTTCCTATCGAACGCGTAAGCGGCGACTATCTGCACAAATCGAGGCGACGCGAGGCGAGGCGACGATACGCGACGCGTGTTGTACGCGCGGAAATACGAGGATACGACTCGGTCGTAGGTGAAACGTGGGACCGTAAGCAAAATGATCGCGCTTAGTAACGCTGCCTTTCAATGCACCAACGATAAACTAGAAGAGAACGTGGACGAGATTACGGGACTCGTCGTTCTCAACCAGCATCATCATTTTATTGCGTATGCATCGCGTTAATGACGTATTCAAATcctttgattattaattcgtTGGTTATCACGACGATTATCGACGaggatttttcaaattttcaaagaataaaatatagatGGTGCAATATTTTTAGTCACGTTGCGGaggaaaagaattttaaatcaGAATTCTTCAGCAATTGTCATATTTGAAAGTTCGCGAAAAATGATACTCAGGCGAAGTTTGTTTCGAAAAGGACATTCGCGTCAgcaaaaattgaatataagtGATATTCTCAAAGAACAACCTCAGGTATAATTGCACGTTTCATTTTATGCATCGCGAGTAAATGTACGTGACTTATCAATCGTTGAGAAACTGGATAACGATTGTGAAATCGGTAATCGAAATGCAAGCTTTCGATTACTAATTAAACATGAACGATCGGAGGAATGTAAGCGACGCGTGGAGCACGATCGAAGATTATTATTGAAGCTAATGTCAAACAACGTTATTAATAACAACTGAAATCACCGTTAGGGACGATAACGAATGAACGCAAACAATTCCTAGACTGCAATGCTAATAATAACACTGAATTGCATCAATTATcaataatatcatttatttttaaatctgATAACACTGATAATGGAAGAAATATCatcaaatttttgtattatcaTATTTATCAGTCTATCTATACGTATCGGTATTACGAAGACGCTTAAACATCGATTTGCAAATAGCCAGGACACGTGCAACGATCTGCACCCGATGCACCCTATACGCGTTAGCTAATTATCGACCTAATTGTGTACACCGGTGAGCAGACGTTCCCATTTTATCCCATGCCCTTTAAAGAGTCGGTCGCGCACGGATAGCAGGTTAATTGGCCGATTTCCACGTGCGATTTCCATCGAATTTCCATTAGACCGAGGTGTCCGGGAGCCTCGATAGATCGGACGTGTGCGACCGCAAGTAAAACCGCGCACCGATCGTCACCAGTGTCGCGTTTCAACGCATCCTCGAGTCAACGGAGAAAGTGTTACGAGTGTAGACTGTCTAAGAACCGAAGGAAAACCtattttccatttccatttcGTTCGACACCTTGGAACTATTAAACCAGGCGCCGTTGATTCTGCGAAAGTCGCGCGAGAGGTTGCATGTCAATTGCACAGACGCAACACACTGAATCATTGTCGCATAGATTTTAATCAAGCGTCGAATCAAAGTGGAACAGCAGAAGACCTAGCTCGACATCGAAGCTTTTTCCACCGCGAGGAGGTCAACGATGATCTATGCACTGTTCGCGTAGAGAACTGGAGCAACGAGCAAAGTCTCGGATTGTCGAGTTCCACGCGACGCGTATAGGTCAACGTTGATCTCTGGAACGTCGCACGCCCCAGAAACACTGACTCCAGATACCCCGAGGAAGCAATTAACCAGCGCCAAGTTCATTATTCCAGCTGACGAAATCGCTTGGCAAAAGCTAGCGGCAGTTTCTCTCCTCCGCGATTGTTATTCCGATATCCCGGCTCCATTATCAGCGAACGCGCGCTCCACGTTTCGATTGCACGCGTTATTAAAGCGGTGCACCGTCGCGCGAATCGTTCCCCGACGTCGACGGAATTAATCGTCGCTCGATAAAAACCGCGATAACGAGATcgaacgagagaaagagagaaaaagaaaagtgggGAAAAAGAATTCGACGTCGACGACTCTCGTTGATCTCTTCCGACGCGACGGGCGCATGACAAAAGAACGCGCGAGTGTACAGGATCGAGGCGGAAAACGCGAGCGATCGAGACACTTTGTACGATTATTATTCGGGGTTATCGTTGAAGAAACAGCCGTTATCTGTTTCGAATTCATTCCGACGACTAATAATAACCCGTATCGTTGCTTTGTCGTAGATTAAACAACGCGACCTATTGCGCCAGAGACCGACAACagctttaaccctttcgctcgTGACGTCCGCTGTGCGAGTCGCAGTTAGACTTAGAAGAGTAACTAAatcattttctctttctctgaaAATTCAACCGCGTTCCA is a window encoding:
- the LOC114878276 gene encoding lateral signaling target protein 2 homolog, with product MSSWSYPDDEQPGAVRTRLSPDVATEKDEETDGSEEQVKVTVAQGKGSSTSTAGTTTTSSTTQLPPPGQDTSMEALSATSYIVSAVLVLIVGALVGVLATVSHHLHHRRLLLHEPATASILHHHRHHHHRHHHHHHREELPASHQRRLLLQDHHRHPGTPMLSVSPGMEVGSGGGHGGLAAGLEGDPSNGGAGGGVGGERGTDGMQEAMVAAARDRAIRAGSVRQDLALDLPPRLQLPDGEERPYGAHTALHLRDPEQESEIYQKCVRPPPNRTVFDSESPPPYRSQSALLDAPDRIRCHSAGSSLMKVFKKFPSPGSSTPAVVVPPRRPTLSSYSESSSNLSNLSSLTVVPCEADESQHPQQQQHQPQPPLAQQQPQPQQQQPQQSQQNQHHHHV